One Papaver somniferum cultivar HN1 chromosome 10, ASM357369v1, whole genome shotgun sequence genomic window carries:
- the LOC113319303 gene encoding uncharacterized protein LOC113319303 isoform X2: protein MMKFESGYNVETVFDGSKLGIEPYSVEVLPTGEVLVLDSASSNLYKISQPLSRYSRPKLIAGSADGYSGHVDGKPREARMSNPKGLTVDDRGNIYIADTTNMVIRKISDTGVTTIAGGNWGRGGGHVDGPSEDAKFSTDFDVFYVGSSCSLLVIDRGNQAIREIQLQDDDCTNEYETDFPLGIVVLAAAVFFGYMLALLQRRVGSLFYSQRDPASYRKANFPASHYEKSLRPSVRPPLIPNEYEENQEEGFFGSAWRLVSVTGAVITEIIGGVFSFRKKAVNFQQEQYYFQQKQNLQNQWPLQESFVIPDEDEPPPSLEARTPRKSYPFMAKDTERSYPYCQSRGHQHSGWNSEFHPQQQLEQKLQHKQQQQKHHRHQQQHYPSGPQTVYEQSSETTKEIVFGAVQEQNGRHEAVVIKAVDYGNPMYNHHNIHSRINYMTYNNGY, encoded by the exons ATGATGAAATTCGAGAGTGGGTATAATGTAGAGACAGTTTTTGATGGGAGTAAACTTGGGATTGAGCCATACTCAGTTGAAGTGTTGCCTACTGGAGAAGTTTTGGTTTTGGATTCTGCTAGTAGTAATCTTTATAAGATTTCACAACCGTTATCTCGTT ATAGCAGACCGAAGCTTATAGCCGGTTCCGCTGATGGATATTCAGGGCATGTAGATGGGAAGCCAAGAGAGGCAAGGATGAGCAATCCGAAAGGGCTTACAGTTGATGATAGAGGGAACATTTACATAGCTGACACTACAAACATGGTAATAAGGAAGATTAGTGATACAG GGGTTACAACAATTGCTGGAGGGAATTGGGGCAGAGGTGGGGGACATGTCGATGGGCCAAGCGAAGATGCAAAATTTTCAACCGATTTTGATGTGTTTTATGTAGGAAGCAGTTGTTCCCTCCTGGTCATAGACAGAGGTAACCAAGCAATTCGAGAGATACAGCTCCAAGACGATGATTGCACCAACGAATATGAAACTGATTTTCCCTTAG GAATTGTGGTGCTAGCTGCAGCAGTATTCTTTGGTTACATGCTAGCATTGCTTCAACGCCGAGTAGGTTCACTGTTCTATTCCCAAAGA GACCCAGCAAGTTATAGAAAAGCGAACTTCCCCGCCAGCCACTATGAGAAATCACTGAGACCATCAGTAAGGCCACCATTGATTCCTAATGAATATGAAGAGAACCAAGAAGAAGGCTTCTTTGGTTCAGCGTGGAGGCTCGTCTCTGTCACAGGAGCAGTGATCACTGAAATTATTGGAGGGGTGTTTAGTTTTAGAAAGAAGGCTGTTAACTTTCAACAAGAACAATACTACTTCCAGCAAAAGCAAAACCTTCAGAACCAGTGGCCTTTGCAGGAAAGTTTTGTGATACCTGATGAAGACGAACCCCCACCTTCATTAGAAGCGAGGACTCCAAGAAAATCTTATCCTTTTATGGCTAAGGATACAGAGAGAAGTTATCCATACTGTCAAAGCCGAGGTCATCAGCACAGTGGATGGAACAGTGAATTTCATCCACAACAGCAGCTTGAGCAGAAACTGCAGCAtaagcagcaacaacaaaaacaCCATAGGCATCAGCAACAGCATTATCCATCAGGCCCACAGACAGTTTATGAGCAGAGCAGTGAGACTACCAAGGAGATTGTCTTTGGGGCAGTTCAGGAACAAAATGGAAGGCATGAGGCAGTTGTGATAAAAGCTGTCGACTACGGAAATCCTATGTATAATCATCATAATATCCACTCGCGGATAAATTATATGACTTATAATAATGGTTACTGA
- the LOC113319303 gene encoding uncharacterized protein LOC113319303 isoform X1, which yields MGKHGVALIFIFFVLSAGFSSVAAEAPVIIVSRFVSTALSPLIKWLWSLKSSNTKTAISGRSMMKFESGYNVETVFDGSKLGIEPYSVEVLPTGEVLVLDSASSNLYKISQPLSRYSRPKLIAGSADGYSGHVDGKPREARMSNPKGLTVDDRGNIYIADTTNMVIRKISDTGVTTIAGGNWGRGGGHVDGPSEDAKFSTDFDVFYVGSSCSLLVIDRGNQAIREIQLQDDDCTNEYETDFPLGIVVLAAAVFFGYMLALLQRRVGSLFYSQRDPASYRKANFPASHYEKSLRPSVRPPLIPNEYEENQEEGFFGSAWRLVSVTGAVITEIIGGVFSFRKKAVNFQQEQYYFQQKQNLQNQWPLQESFVIPDEDEPPPSLEARTPRKSYPFMAKDTERSYPYCQSRGHQHSGWNSEFHPQQQLEQKLQHKQQQQKHHRHQQQHYPSGPQTVYEQSSETTKEIVFGAVQEQNGRHEAVVIKAVDYGNPMYNHHNIHSRINYMTYNNGY from the exons ATGGGGAAACATGGGGTTGCTTTAATTTTCATCTTTTTCGTTTTATCTGCTGGTTTCTCTTCAGTTGCAGCGGAAGCTCCTGTAA TAATTGTGAGCAGATTTGTGTCAACTGCACTATCTCCACTTATAAAATGGTTATGGTCACTAAAATCTAGTAACACCAAAACAG CAATTTCTGGTCGTTCAATGATGAAATTCGAGAGTGGGTATAATGTAGAGACAGTTTTTGATGGGAGTAAACTTGGGATTGAGCCATACTCAGTTGAAGTGTTGCCTACTGGAGAAGTTTTGGTTTTGGATTCTGCTAGTAGTAATCTTTATAAGATTTCACAACCGTTATCTCGTT ATAGCAGACCGAAGCTTATAGCCGGTTCCGCTGATGGATATTCAGGGCATGTAGATGGGAAGCCAAGAGAGGCAAGGATGAGCAATCCGAAAGGGCTTACAGTTGATGATAGAGGGAACATTTACATAGCTGACACTACAAACATGGTAATAAGGAAGATTAGTGATACAG GGGTTACAACAATTGCTGGAGGGAATTGGGGCAGAGGTGGGGGACATGTCGATGGGCCAAGCGAAGATGCAAAATTTTCAACCGATTTTGATGTGTTTTATGTAGGAAGCAGTTGTTCCCTCCTGGTCATAGACAGAGGTAACCAAGCAATTCGAGAGATACAGCTCCAAGACGATGATTGCACCAACGAATATGAAACTGATTTTCCCTTAG GAATTGTGGTGCTAGCTGCAGCAGTATTCTTTGGTTACATGCTAGCATTGCTTCAACGCCGAGTAGGTTCACTGTTCTATTCCCAAAGA GACCCAGCAAGTTATAGAAAAGCGAACTTCCCCGCCAGCCACTATGAGAAATCACTGAGACCATCAGTAAGGCCACCATTGATTCCTAATGAATATGAAGAGAACCAAGAAGAAGGCTTCTTTGGTTCAGCGTGGAGGCTCGTCTCTGTCACAGGAGCAGTGATCACTGAAATTATTGGAGGGGTGTTTAGTTTTAGAAAGAAGGCTGTTAACTTTCAACAAGAACAATACTACTTCCAGCAAAAGCAAAACCTTCAGAACCAGTGGCCTTTGCAGGAAAGTTTTGTGATACCTGATGAAGACGAACCCCCACCTTCATTAGAAGCGAGGACTCCAAGAAAATCTTATCCTTTTATGGCTAAGGATACAGAGAGAAGTTATCCATACTGTCAAAGCCGAGGTCATCAGCACAGTGGATGGAACAGTGAATTTCATCCACAACAGCAGCTTGAGCAGAAACTGCAGCAtaagcagcaacaacaaaaacaCCATAGGCATCAGCAACAGCATTATCCATCAGGCCCACAGACAGTTTATGAGCAGAGCAGTGAGACTACCAAGGAGATTGTCTTTGGGGCAGTTCAGGAACAAAATGGAAGGCATGAGGCAGTTGTGATAAAAGCTGTCGACTACGGAAATCCTATGTATAATCATCATAATATCCACTCGCGGATAAATTATATGACTTATAATAATGGTTACTGA